A single Ammospiza caudacuta isolate bAmmCau1 chromosome 6, bAmmCau1.pri, whole genome shotgun sequence DNA region contains:
- the SLC39A9 gene encoding zinc transporter ZIP9: MDDFPSICLLSLAMLVACYVAGIIPLAVNFSEERLKLVTVLGAGLLCGTALAVIVPEGVHALYEDILEGKHHAASEMQHVLESEKAANIPAAHEHGHDHSRLHAYIGVSLVLGFVFMLLVDQIGSSHVHSADDPEAARSGNSKITTTLGLVVHAAADGVALGAAASTSQTSVQLIVFVAIMLHKAPAAFGLVSFLMHAGLERNRIRKHLLVFALAAPVMSMVTYLGLSKSSKEALSEVNATGVAMLFSAGTFLYVATVHVLPEVGGIAHSHKPESTGGKGLSRLEVAALVLGCLIPLVLSIGHHH, from the exons ATGGATGACTTCCCCTCCAtctgcctgctgtccctggccatgCTGGTCGCCTGCTATGTGGCAGGAATTATACCCTTGGCAGTTAATTTTTCCGAG GAGAGATTGAAGTTGGTGACTGTTCTGGGTGCTGGGCTCCTGTGTGGAACTGCCTTGGCTGTCATTGTGCCAGAAGGAGTACATGCACTTTATGAAGACATTTTGGAGG GGAAGCACCACGCAGCGAGCGAGATGCAGCACGTGCTGGAGTCCGAGAAGGCAGCGAACATCCCGGCGGCGCACGAGCACGGCCACGACCATTCCCGGCTGCACGCCTACATTGGGGTGTCCCTTGTCCTCGGCTTTGTCTTCATGCTCCTGGTGGATCAGATAGGCAGCTCTCATGTGCACTCTGCAGATG ATCCAGAAGCTGCAAGATCAGGCAACTCCAAAATCACCACAACACTGGGACTAGTAGTCCATGCTGCAG CTGATGGTGTTGCATTGGGTGCAGCAGCTTCTACTTCTCAGACTAGTGTCCAGTTGATAGTGTTTGTTGCGATTATGTTGCACAAG GCaccagctgcctttggcctgGTTTCCTTCCTGATGCACGCTGGGCTAGAACGAAATCGGATCAGAAAACACTTGCTGGTCTTTGCCTTAGCAGCACCTGTTATGTCAATGGTGACATACTTAGGACTAAGCAAG agcagcaaagaagcCCTTTCAGAAGTCAATGCCACTGGAGTTGCTATGCTGTTTTCTGCTGGGACTTTCCTTTATGTTGCCACAGTTCATGTTCTCCCAGAAGTAGGAGGAATTGCTCATAGCCACAAACCTGAATCAACTGGAGGAAAAGGACTCAGTCGTCTGGAGGTGGCAGCCCTAGTATTAGGGTGCCTAATTCCTCTAGTTTTGTCCATTGGACACCATCACTAA